A window of Bacillus toyonensis BCT-7112 genomic DNA:
GTACGGGCATATAGGCTTTGTTATGAAGCCCTTAGAACAATGGAGAAGGTTGTACCGACTCTCGATATTGATCCCCATTTTATTCCGCGAAATAGTTTGTATTATGCGAGTAGAGATGAGGATATTTCATTTTTACAAGAAGAATATAATACGTTACGCTATTATGAATTTCCAGTTGAATATTTTACAGAGTCTGATATTAAGAAACGTTATTCATTTGCAAAACAAGCAGCATTATATACAAGCGGTGACGCAGAAGTGAATCCATATTTGTTAGCACATAGTCTTTTGCATAAAGCAAAGCAAATGGGTGCTACTATATATGAACATACAGAGGCAATACATATTAAACAAATTCAAAATGATTTAATTTGTTACACAAAAACAGGAAATAAAATAGCAGCAAAGAATATTATTATGGCGACAGGTTATGAAGCGCTTTTTGGAAAGAAAGAAAAAAATACAACAGTAGAAACGTCTTATGCAGTTGTTACAAATAAGATAGATCAGTTCGAAGGTTGGCATGAGAAATCATTAATTTGGGAAACGGCACGGCCTTACCTATATTTTCGAACGTATCAAAACCGCATTATTGTAGGCGGATTAGATGAGGCGTTGAAAATTCAAAATATCGGCGATACGAAATTATTGCATAAGCGTGATATCCTTATTAATATTGTAAAAGAAATGTTCCCGCAGTTTAATAATATACAGGCAGAGTATTATTGGGCAGCAGCATTTGGTGGTAGTCATGATGGTCTCCCTATTTTAAAAGAAGATAAAAAGATACATAATTTATATTACGCACTGCCATATGGGGGAAATGGAACTGTATACGGAATGGTATTTGCAAAACTATTTCAGCAGTTATTTACAAATAAAGAAAGTGATGATTTTTCTTTATTTAATCGATAGAAAAAAGGTAGCGAAGTGATGGAATGAGAGATATAAAAAAGTTTTTACAAAAATTACGCCCCGTACAACTTATTGTTTTGTTTTATTTATTAGCAGTAGTCGTATCGGTAATATTACTTAGTTTACCATTTGTTACGAAGGATGGTGTGAAATGGACATTTATCGATGCCCTATTTACATCTGTTAGTGCGGTAAGTGTTACAGGACTTTCAGTTGTTACGATTTCAGATACGTTTACAACAGCAGGAATTATTGTATTAGCTCTAATTTTACAATTAGGCGGATTAGGCATCATGGCACTTGGCACATTCGTTTGGATTATAACGGGTAAAAAGATTGGTTTGCAGCGAAGAAGATTAATTATGGCAGACCATAATCAAGGAAATTTATCGGGTCTTGTAGAATTAATGCGTTCTATTTTAATTGTAATTATTTCGATAGAAATCATTGGAGCCATCCTGTTAGGTACAAGATTTTTACTGTACTTTCCGACTTGGCAAGAAGCTTATTTTCACGGTTTCTTTGCCGCTGTTAGTGCAACGACGAACGGTGGATTCGATTTAACAGGACAATCGCTAATCCCGTACAAAAAAGATTATATCGTTCAAATGATTCATATGTTACTCATTATTTTAGGGGCGATTGGCTTCCCTGTGTTAATGGAAGTGAAGCAATTTCTTAGTAAGAAGAGAGAACAACTTTTTCGTTTTTCGTTATTTACAAAATTGACGACAACAACATTTTTTGCACTTGTTGTTGTTGGAACCATCATGATTTTTTTACTAGAACGAAATCATTTTTTAGTAGGAAAGTCATGGCATGAAACTGTTTTCTATACGTTATTCCAATCTGTGACGACGCGAAGCGGTGGACTCGCTACAATGGATATACGTGAATTGTCACAACCAACGCTTTTATTTATGAGTATATTAATGTTTATTGGAGCATCTCCAAGTTCGGTTGGGGGCGGGATACGTACGACAACATTTGCGGTTAGTATATTATCGTTATATACATTTGCAAGGGGCGGTAGAACGGTTCGAGTCTTTAAACGACAGCTACATGAAGAGGATGTATTAAAAGCATCTGTCGTTATGACGATGGGGATATTATTATGTGCCACGGCACTATTTATTTTATCCATTACGGAAAATGTACCGCTTATGAGCTTGATCGTTGAAGTTTGTTCTGCTTTCGGGACGACAGGTTTATCGACAGGTATTACGCCAGATTTAACAACTGTGGGTAAACTTGTACTTATTGTACTTATGTTTATCGGACGCGTCGGTATTTTAACATTTATATTAGCTAGTGGTGGAAGAGAACAACCACCTCGCTATAAATATCCGAAAGAAAGAATTATTATTGGATAGTATGAAACCATTCTACCTGCGTTAGGTAGAATGGTTTTTTTAATCGTTAATTCCGAATTGGGGATGCATAAAAGCGTCGTTTTTATTATCAACTTCTTTTTTAAGTAATTCTTGATTTTCTTCTGCAATCCACCCGATATCATTTGTAGGATGGATCCATTCATCCCCAGCCATAATGGCAGGGTTTACCTCATCACTCCAATTGTTTAAGGGGCTGTTCTCGGAATTGTATTTACTGTCTCCAATTACAACATCATATTGATTTACAAAAGGTTGTTGCATCTTTTTTCCTGTTCCTTTAAAAGAAGGGAAGTTCATTTGATGAGGGAGCGTCTCGTCTAAAATTGGCGATTGGATTGTTTCTTTCTCTTTCAAAGTAATCGCTCCTTTTTGTAAAGGTTTGTTCGTATGTAGTATTTCCATCTATAAGCTCTTATGTACTTGTTAACACTTGCCAGTAATAGTTATTTCAGATTGCTCCAAACTAGAGTAGAAAGTAATTTCTTGAGAGCAGGTGAACGTATTGGTAAAAAGAAAAGTGAAACAAAATGCAGCAATTAACAATAATAAAACTCCGAAAGAAAGCTTACCAGATGCAGAATTTGCATTAGAGTATGAAGGAGAAAACAGTGCAAAGTATGCAAATCGAAATTCAAAAAAAGGTAAACAAAAATGAGGCGTTTTTTACAAACGCCTCGTTTTTTTGTGGGATTATAAAGGTTTTTTTAATTATTTGTAAATTTAATATTTTATATTAGCAGAAAAATGTGAAAAAACATAGAAGTAGCAACGTATTACACAAAAACAAACAACAAACAAAAGATTAATGTTGGTTTAATACTGCTTTTACACTAATTGTTTATATTTGAGTTGTACATAAGATTTGTAAAA
This region includes:
- a CDS encoding NAD(P)/FAD-dependent oxidoreductase → MKLMTGKLFWNRGVSVPCYPTLENDMICDVLVVGSGEAGAHIAYSLAKIGMRVTLIEKRAIACGSTAANTGLLQFLHDKSLTSLIHTFGKVKGVRAYRLCYEALRTMEKVVPTLDIDPHFIPRNSLYYASRDEDISFLQEEYNTLRYYEFPVEYFTESDIKKRYSFAKQAALYTSGDAEVNPYLLAHSLLHKAKQMGATIYEHTEAIHIKQIQNDLICYTKTGNKIAAKNIIMATGYEALFGKKEKNTTVETSYAVVTNKIDQFEGWHEKSLIWETARPYLYFRTYQNRIIVGGLDEALKIQNIGDTKLLHKRDILINIVKEMFPQFNNIQAEYYWAAAFGGSHDGLPILKEDKKIHNLYYALPYGGNGTVYGMVFAKLFQQLFTNKESDDFSLFNR
- a CDS encoding DUF3905 domain-containing protein; the encoded protein is MEILHTNKPLQKGAITLKEKETIQSPILDETLPHQMNFPSFKGTGKKMQQPFVNQYDVVIGDSKYNSENSPLNNWSDEVNPAIMAGDEWIHPTNDIGWIAEENQELLKKEVDNKNDAFMHPQFGIND
- a CDS encoding TrkH family potassium uptake protein is translated as MRDIKKFLQKLRPVQLIVLFYLLAVVVSVILLSLPFVTKDGVKWTFIDALFTSVSAVSVTGLSVVTISDTFTTAGIIVLALILQLGGLGIMALGTFVWIITGKKIGLQRRRLIMADHNQGNLSGLVELMRSILIVIISIEIIGAILLGTRFLLYFPTWQEAYFHGFFAAVSATTNGGFDLTGQSLIPYKKDYIVQMIHMLLIILGAIGFPVLMEVKQFLSKKREQLFRFSLFTKLTTTTFFALVVVGTIMIFLLERNHFLVGKSWHETVFYTLFQSVTTRSGGLATMDIRELSQPTLLFMSILMFIGASPSSVGGGIRTTTFAVSILSLYTFARGGRTVRVFKRQLHEEDVLKASVVMTMGILLCATALFILSITENVPLMSLIVEVCSAFGTTGLSTGITPDLTTVGKLVLIVLMFIGRVGILTFILASGGREQPPRYKYPKERIIIG